From the Labrus mixtus chromosome 10, fLabMix1.1, whole genome shotgun sequence genome, the window TTTCTTTCAACAATTTCTGTCCACTGTACCGGTGTTGGGGGCGTCTTTATCCCCTAGTTCATTGTAGAATGCCGAGCTCCTGCTAAAGTTAGCTTTAGTCCAATTCATGTTGCCAGTTCATGGTGCGATATTTAAGCTGTGTAATGTCTGGCCTTCTATTTGATTGCCCCACCTCTGTGCCAGTATCGGAGGACACAACAGGGACGTCAGGATAGCTGTTAGACAGCGGAGCCAGAAGGTGgctgtgtgtgcgcatgtgtgagGGTTGTGTGTATGGAGTCCCAACTCTTTTATTTACAAGTTGTGCTTCCTCAACGCaataacaaaatgttaaatcacAGACAGGCACATTGATAACAATAGTATGAAAGTATAAAGGCTAAATGACTGCAAAGCTTTGTTACCTGAGATTGTGGAATGGTTTCAGCTTGTTCTTGCTGCCTGGCTGGTTTTCGGGGGTAGGATTCCTTGAGTTTTCTGAGCCAGACAATGGTGATAACAATCATATCCTATCTTTTAATTAGTGTATAACTGTGAAAAATCATCCATGTACTTTATTTTGGATGTGTACTTGATATCAGCTAATGCATACGTCTCTAGTTCTTGGTGAAAGTCTTTTAACCTTCTCATTTTAACTGCACATCTGTCGCTTATTTACAATACCTGAATTACAGGTACATTGCAACTCTTAAGGATCTTCTTAGTTTTTGgatttttccaaataaaggtgttgtttttgtcatcttGCACTCTCTCTGAGAGCGACTCACTTATTGTGAGGATTCATGAAGATGATCTAAAATTACCTCATGCCtgcaaaatgaagaaaatgaaagccaaagcgtttttctctctttgagaATTGAGCTCTCAAGTTTCCTCACAGACATATCACTCCAACTGTCATCctgcccccacccccacctcttCCACAAACAGCacacctgggggggggggcggcccgGCCCTTCATCCTGGTCTTACCTCTGCCTAACCCCTGACCTTTAACTTCTCCCTGTTTACCTGACCTTTTCTCATCATCACCGTGACCACCTGTGGGTGCTGTGAGAAAGGAAAGGTGTGTCGTTGAAGTGCACGGAAAGGTAGTTTGTGTAGATGAAAAggacaacgtttttttttttggtttttttccccatcatcAGTGTCTCTGCCTCACTGGCTGACTTCAGATAGGATCACTGAGACGCCTGCATTCCAGGTAGGCTGAACTCACAGGAGAGGAATGCAGCGTCTCTTTCAGGCCACACTGACGACAGTAAATCAGCACGAGGGGGCTGCATGGATTCTAGCATGTTGCTACAGGGTAGTAGTGAATACATTAATAACAAATTAGTAACAATTGTGtatcaacacaaacattaaaggttttttattctttgataTGTGATTTTATAACCTTAGAGAGTAACGGTAAAATAGCACAATACTACAAGGTAATTGATGTGCATACTTTGTTGTCTGACGTTTTGTTTTGTCCAGTGTATTGTTGGATTGGGTCAGCTAACGGACCTGATTCCATCTGAGAAACAGATAATCAAATTAAAAGTTAAGCAAAGTTTTAAATATAACTGTGCTCACAAGGATTAGTTGGATTAGTGGTTAAAATTAGATAAttgattcaacattttaaaaaataaaaaaagtaatctttCTAACTTTCTGTATCCAAGCAATTTTGTACTCTTTATTTCAACTGTCCGTCATTCATCAtgaattgtgtatttttttttcaaagcttttgGGTGTCTATTGTCTCTTTTATATGCCAAGTCAACCACAATCGACGAGCACAAAGGAGATTGACTtgctctttgtctttatttaagaTCAAAGAGGCTGGAATAGTGTGGAGATTGGAGGCATTGATGGCTTTTTATGGCAGGGTCTGTGTGGACATAGCAGTCTGGATGCAGACAGTCCTGATCCAGAGGATACGAGGGTGAGAGAAAGGGGCAAGTGTGGACTGGGCTGCTGAACAAGCCCTGGTGGGTGTAAACAGCCCTGTTTCATGGTGCTTCCTGTTCTGGTGGAGAGACGCCATTATTGCCTCTCTGCTAATTACCCCTACGGCCTGTTAAGCTGCAgacccccacaccccctccccacatGCTCTTTCAACcgtcccctctctcttcctctctttgccATGCTTAATGGCCGGTCGCAACATCTGTGGTAAAACTTGCACTCCCGATGAAGACGCCCCACTCCCTGAGACGTGGGCCTTAAGAGGGAAATGGGGTCCATAAGAGATGACCCAAACAGCTGTTGCTCAGCAGATAATTGTTATCTACATATAACTGCAGCTCAGAAATGTCAATAAAGCtcctgtttttaaacatttggttGTTATGGTTAGGGATAAGAAGATACAGTTTGTCCAAAAACAATGCTTGTTGTGGTAAATTCCAGCTCTATGTGAATACAACACTTGATCATTCAACCCTTCAAAGGATATAATACAAAGTCATTCTTCAACAGTGATGACGTTGCACTTTGTCAGCAATGTTAATGTGAGTGTTTGTTGACTTTTATATGATTCAGTATTATATAAAGTATTTCTTatctctttgttctgttcttGGACTCATACTTCCACAAGTATGTGGTGTAGGGTTAAAGATAGAGAAAGCCAGGTTGTCTTTCTGCTTAAAGTTGTGTGTAGTTGAGGCCCATGCTTTACAGAGAAGCCTGTATCAGAGTAACCTGACACCTTCTAACCCTCGTTCTTGAAGTTTGAGCAGAGGACGCCTGTTGGACCGTTGGATTAAAGGCAGAATTCGCCCTCTTCATTGGTCACACAGACCCCTGAGGCCTCGgggctgttgccatggaaagGAGGATGtctgggggtggggtgggggctCTCCATAATGGCAATGCTGTAATGTCTGAGAGGATCtggagtgagtgagagagagacagaaacattgGGGATCGAGCTGACTGGCTTTTTCATAGAAAGTGTTGGGCTTGTATAATCCACCATGAGCTCCAGACTCTCTGTAAGCTTTAGTGATGTTTCCTGAGGCCTCCCTGCTCGTGTAACAGCTTAGCTTTATGGCCAGATGTTCAGTAATAGTCAGCTTAATTGCTAATGCTTAGCAGGCACTTGTTAGGTTGTGTGGAAACTGCTCTTCAGGACTGAACATAAACCTTCTCCATGTGGTTACAGATGCTTAATGTTCATTATAATACTCAGGGAAAGTCATGAATAAACACTAATTTTCAAAGATGatataaaatgtattacatCATCAAATTAAGATAAATGCCTTTGAACATTGCTTGATCCTTTTGTAAGgcttgttgatgtgtttatttttttcacaatctTGATTACATTCAGCTTCATGGGTAGTTGTCTATTTTGATTTATGTTTATTGTAATTCTTTACATAAAGCATCTCACAAATGAAATAGCTGCCACTGAATAATTTCATTATTGCTTAATCGATCAATTGTTGGATTCATCAATTATCAAAAAGTCAATAGAATCTCACAGTGGAGAATGTCATTCACCATCCTCTTGAGCTCAAGCTGCAGAGTGACATTTGTTGTCGGATCAACATCCTTCactcctcgttttttttttcatttttaaagctgtgaaACCGAACTCGGATGAAAATTCACAAATTTGAGGACCTGGATTGTGTGCCATGTTTGATTCCTAATTGATCTaaatattttaatctttttcaaatttctccccaaaaaaatagttttcagttgatttttttcagctctgtaaaaaaaaaaatattgttccTGTGTGATTCTATATAATTTTACCTGTTACCTAACAGTCTCAAACACTATGGTGTGACAAGCAgctgaaatgttctttttgcaAATGTTAatgataaaaataatgaaaactctCTTGAGCCATAAAAATCTTTGCTGTATGGAACAGAAATGTTAACATATCATGTCTCCTCAAACTGTTACAAAGTACATAATGAATAGTACCAAACTCTTTTCATAAACCTCTTTCTATCTTTACAGGTAAATTTGAAGAGAAGGAGGACCGGGTTCCCAAACTGGAGCAGCTGAACTCCCTGGGCTTCATGTGCAGCCTCAACCTGGTTCTCAACAAAAAGGACCTGATCAAAATGGAGCTTCTGCTGCTCGAGACCTTTGGCTGGAACCTGTGCATGCCCACCCCCGCCCACTTTATTGACTACTACCTCCACGCCTCGGTGCAGGAAGGCGACCTGTACAACGGCTGGCCCCTCTCTTCCCTTTCAAAGACCAAGGCCTTCATGGACAAATACACTCACTACTTCCTGGAAGTGTCACTGCAGGGTGAGTTAATGCAAGGAGGTGGACTTAGCTTCCTGAATTCCTGAGGTGTTGACACGAATCAATCAGCTTTATTATCAAATAATTAATACATCTCTTGTCTTCGGGTTCTTTCAGACCACGCCTTCCTGAGTTTCAGACCTTCTCAGGTTGCTGCTGCGTGTGTGGCAGCATCTCGCATTTGCCTTCAGATTTCCCCTAGCTGGAccactgccctgcacctactAACAGGCTACACCTGGGACCACCTCACCCAGTGCATTGAACTCATGCTGCTgtaagggacacacacacacacacacacacacacacacacacacacacacacacacacacacacacacacacacacacacacacacacacacacacggtcttACAGAGTCTTGAGGTATAGTTTTCATTTCACTGTAGATGACAATATGACCTTCCTGTctttatatttttggtttcCATGGTTCTGTGTTGTAAACTTTTGGTTGTTGTAACTCTGTAGAGGCTTATTTTGTTATGTGTAACACCGAACACTACCGGCCAGTATTAAAATCCTAGCTATTTAAGTTAACAGATATAATTAAGTACGTgggcgtctgtgtgtgtttatttgtgtgcatAAGTTCACACTAATTTTTTGAGCATCCATTTTTGGCTGTAGTTCTAATGTATCCCGAAGTTTTTATGCTAGTTTTTCTAATTTTTGaatttgtctgtctctcttccccccccagTGCTCATGACAACGATGTTAAGGAGGCCAACAAGACCAAATCCACTCCTCCTCACAGACCCTCCTCTCTGCAGTCGCAGCCTCAGGCAACTCACCTTTCTCCGGTATCAGCCATCCAGAGACcaacttcttcttcctcctccacctcctccacaccTCAGCTGCTCTTTCAACCGGACGCCTTCCCTCACCT encodes:
- the ccnjl gene encoding cyclin-J-like protein, whose product is MGKMERELQWWKGQLAADIHQSLRIKELKLPVYRAHSPQIGMRRYFADLLAILSNRYQLCPTARHLAVYLLDLFMDHYDVAVKQLYVIALSCLLLASKFEEKEDRVPKLEQLNSLGFMCSLNLVLNKKDLIKMELLLLETFGWNLCMPTPAHFIDYYLHASVQEGDLYNGWPLSSLSKTKAFMDKYTHYFLEVSLQDHAFLSFRPSQVAAACVAASRICLQISPSWTTALHLLTGYTWDHLTQCIELMLLAHDNDVKEANKTKSTPPHRPSSLQSQPQATHLSPVSAIQRPTSSSSSTSSTPQLLFQPDAFPHLSQHSPSLSQLQALADSQALGSVVNMSQDFLQSHRMGLLTAAPSMTPAGGFPSYPSLTSTLQPVARGLPLQGPISVQMALTGEPRHCLSMAYSGAYLGAHHTFAAGCFDR